The following proteins are encoded in a genomic region of Melopsittacus undulatus isolate bMelUnd1 chromosome 8, bMelUnd1.mat.Z, whole genome shotgun sequence:
- the CHRNA1 gene encoding acetylcholine receptor subunit alpha isoform X2: MMKVHHILLFVSAAGLAMCYEDETRLVEDLFKDYNKVVRPVEDHRDAVVVTVGLQLIQLISVDEVNQIVTTNVRLKQQWTDVNLKWNPDDYGGVKKIRIPSDDIWRPDLVLYNNADGDFAIVKYTKVLLEHTGLITWTPPAIFKSYCEIIVTHFPFDQQNCSMKLGTWTYDGTVVVINPESDRPDLSNFMESGEWVMKDYRGWKHWVYYACCPDTPYLDITYHFLMQRLPLYFIVNVIIPCLLFSFLTGFVFYLPTDSGEKMTLSISVLLSLTVFLLVIVELIPSTSSAVPLIGKYMLFTMVFVIASIIITVIVINTHHRSPSTHTMPHWVRKIFIDTIPNIMFFSTMKRPSRDKQDKSIFAEDIDISEISGKPGSVPVNFYSPLTKNPDVKNAIEGIKYIAETMKSDQEASNAAEEWKFVAMVLDHLLLGIFMLVCIIGTLAVFAGRLIELNQQE, encoded by the exons ATGATGAAGGTCCATCACATACTCCTCTTCGTCTCTGCAG CTGGACTGGCCATGTGCTATGAAGATGAGACTCGCCTCGTCGAGGACTTGTTCAAGGACTACAACAAGGTGGTGCGACCAGTGGAGGACCATCGGGATGCCGTTGTTGTCACCGTCGGGCTGCAGCTCATTCAGCTTATTAGCGTG gatgaaGTAAATCAGATTGTGACAACCAATGTGCGCCTGAAACAG CAATGGACAGACGTCAACCTCAAGTGGAACCCAGATGATTATGGTGGTGTGAAAAAAATCCGCATCCCCTCAGACGATATCTGGCGGCCAGACCTTGTGCTTTACAACAA CGCAGATGGTGATTTTGCCATTGTTAAATACACCAAAGTCCTCCTGGAGCACACAGGCCTGATCACCTGGACACCACCAGCAATTTTCAAAAGTTACTGTGAAATTATAGTCACGCACTTCCCATTTGACCAGCAGAACTGCAGTATGAAGTTGGGAACTTGGACATATGATGGTACAGTGGTTGTTATTAACCCG GAGAGTGATCGCCCAGATCTGAGTAACTTCATGGAGAGTGGGGAGTGGGTGATGAAGGACTACCGCGGCTGGAAGCACTGGGTTTACTATGCTTGCTGCCCGGACACTCCGTACCTGGATATCACCTACCACTTCCTCATGCAGCGTCTGCCTCTCTACTTCATCGTGAATGTCATTATTCCCTGTCTGCTCTTCTCCTTTTTAACAGGGTTTGTTTTCTACCTACCCACAGATTCAG GTGAGAAAATGACTCTCAGCATCTCTGTCCTGCTGTCTTTGACCGTGTTCCTTCTGGTCATAGTGGAGCTGATTCCCTCCACCTCCAGTGCAGTGCCTCTGATAGGCAAATACATGCTGTTTACAATGGTGTTTGTCATCGCTTCAATCATCATCACGGTCATTGTCATCAACACCCACCACCGCTCCCCAAGCACTCACACCATGCCACACTGGGTCAGGAAG ATCTTTATTGACACAATCCCAAACATCATGTTTTTCTCTACGATGAAACGACCATCCAGGGATAAACAagacaaaagcatttttgcAGAAGATATTGATATTTCAGAAATCTCTGGGAAGCCAGGTTCTGTGCCTGTCAACTTCTACTCCCCGCTTACCAAAaatccagatgtgaaaaatgccATAGAGGGAATCAAATACATTGCGGAAACGATGAAATCGGACCAAGAAGCCAGTAAT
- the CHRNA1 gene encoding acetylcholine receptor subunit alpha isoform X1, with protein sequence MCYEDETRLVEDLFKDYNKVVRPVEDHRDAVVVTVGLQLIQLISVDEVNQIVTTNVRLKQQWTDVNLKWNPDDYGGVKKIRIPSDDIWRPDLVLYNNADGDFAIVKYTKVLLEHTGLITWTPPAIFKSYCEIIVTHFPFDQQNCSMKLGTWTYDGTVVVINPESDRPDLSNFMESGEWVMKDYRGWKHWVYYACCPDTPYLDITYHFLMQRLPLYFIVNVIIPCLLFSFLTGFVFYLPTDSGEKMTLSISVLLSLTVFLLVIVELIPSTSSAVPLIGKYMLFTMVFVIASIIITVIVINTHHRSPSTHTMPHWVRKIFIDTIPNIMFFSTMKRPSRDKQDKSIFAEDIDISEISGKPGSVPVNFYSPLTKNPDVKNAIEGIKYIAETMKSDQEASNAAEEWKFVAMVLDHLLLGIFMLVCIIGTLAVFAGRLIELNQQE encoded by the exons ATGTGCTATGAAGATGAGACTCGCCTCGTCGAGGACTTGTTCAAGGACTACAACAAGGTGGTGCGACCAGTGGAGGACCATCGGGATGCCGTTGTTGTCACCGTCGGGCTGCAGCTCATTCAGCTTATTAGCGTG gatgaaGTAAATCAGATTGTGACAACCAATGTGCGCCTGAAACAG CAATGGACAGACGTCAACCTCAAGTGGAACCCAGATGATTATGGTGGTGTGAAAAAAATCCGCATCCCCTCAGACGATATCTGGCGGCCAGACCTTGTGCTTTACAACAA CGCAGATGGTGATTTTGCCATTGTTAAATACACCAAAGTCCTCCTGGAGCACACAGGCCTGATCACCTGGACACCACCAGCAATTTTCAAAAGTTACTGTGAAATTATAGTCACGCACTTCCCATTTGACCAGCAGAACTGCAGTATGAAGTTGGGAACTTGGACATATGATGGTACAGTGGTTGTTATTAACCCG GAGAGTGATCGCCCAGATCTGAGTAACTTCATGGAGAGTGGGGAGTGGGTGATGAAGGACTACCGCGGCTGGAAGCACTGGGTTTACTATGCTTGCTGCCCGGACACTCCGTACCTGGATATCACCTACCACTTCCTCATGCAGCGTCTGCCTCTCTACTTCATCGTGAATGTCATTATTCCCTGTCTGCTCTTCTCCTTTTTAACAGGGTTTGTTTTCTACCTACCCACAGATTCAG GTGAGAAAATGACTCTCAGCATCTCTGTCCTGCTGTCTTTGACCGTGTTCCTTCTGGTCATAGTGGAGCTGATTCCCTCCACCTCCAGTGCAGTGCCTCTGATAGGCAAATACATGCTGTTTACAATGGTGTTTGTCATCGCTTCAATCATCATCACGGTCATTGTCATCAACACCCACCACCGCTCCCCAAGCACTCACACCATGCCACACTGGGTCAGGAAG ATCTTTATTGACACAATCCCAAACATCATGTTTTTCTCTACGATGAAACGACCATCCAGGGATAAACAagacaaaagcatttttgcAGAAGATATTGATATTTCAGAAATCTCTGGGAAGCCAGGTTCTGTGCCTGTCAACTTCTACTCCCCGCTTACCAAAaatccagatgtgaaaaatgccATAGAGGGAATCAAATACATTGCGGAAACGATGAAATCGGACCAAGAAGCCAGTAAT